A part of Ignavibacteriota bacterium genomic DNA contains:
- a CDS encoding DUF2384 domain-containing protein, with translation MENDLKALLSLSGGVVSGLHVGEQIEEGLSAGVIDRIKKALGIPDRQLSATLGLSSRTMTRLRKSKRRLPLPVGDRLYRLARTFTLALDVLEDADRAREWLHTPQIGLNHRIPLEVLATEAGAREVEDLLRRIDLGVLA, from the coding sequence TTGGAAAACGACCTGAAAGCCCTGCTGAGCCTCAGCGGCGGTGTGGTGTCCGGACTGCATGTCGGGGAGCAGATCGAAGAGGGGTTGTCCGCCGGGGTGATCGACCGGATCAAGAAAGCCCTTGGCATCCCCGACCGGCAGCTCTCGGCGACGCTCGGGCTGAGTTCACGGACCATGACGCGGCTCCGGAAGAGCAAACGCCGGCTCCCGCTTCCGGTGGGTGACCGCCTGTACCGGCTGGCGCGGACCTTCACGCTCGCCCTGGATGTCCTGGAAGATGCTGACCGCGCACGGGAATGGCTGCACACCCCGCAGATCGGGCTGAACCACCGTATTCCGCTGGAGGTGCTCGCAACGGAAGCGGGTGCGCGTGAAGTGGAGGATCTGCTCCGCCGCATCGACCTCGGAGTGCTCGCATGA
- a CDS encoding RES domain-containing protein, translated as MTIAWRLVKARHQAGAFSGEGARIVGGRWNHPGTRVVYASESLALAALETFVHLGHAAVAIRFVAFRITIPDAVNVEHVAPRALPRRWRSEPPLPESMDLGTRWVDSGRSACFRVPSVVIPRESNLILNPAHPDFKRITIDPPEAFTFDPRLWKNTGAASA; from the coding sequence ATGACCATCGCGTGGCGGCTGGTCAAGGCTCGCCACCAGGCCGGGGCATTCTCCGGAGAAGGTGCGCGCATCGTCGGGGGGCGCTGGAACCATCCCGGGACGAGGGTTGTGTATGCATCGGAGAGTCTTGCGCTTGCTGCGCTCGAGACCTTCGTGCACCTCGGCCATGCCGCCGTCGCGATCCGGTTCGTTGCCTTCCGCATCACCATCCCCGACGCCGTCAACGTAGAACACGTGGCCCCACGCGCGCTTCCGCGCCGCTGGCGGTCCGAACCACCCCTTCCCGAGAGCATGGACCTTGGCACGCGATGGGTCGACTCAGGCCGGAGCGCGTGCTTCCGTGTGCCCTCCGTGGTCATTCCGCGCGAGTCCAACCTCATACTGAACCCCGCTCACCCCGACTTCAAACGGATCACCATCGATCCGCCCGAAGCATTCACCTTCGATCCGCGGCTCTGGAAGAACACCGGAGCAGCCTCAGCTTAA
- a CDS encoding deacylase, giving the protein MIQKRLTEFLDSHHIKYVHIHHSPAFTAREVAVSAHLPFREVAKTVVLATHGVYFLAVLPASEMIDLPLLRELIEQPDLRLASESELNALFPECEVGAMPPFGNLFSMDVIVSPPLTEDEEIAFNAGSHRDMVRMAYPDYERLVDPKVLPFSTPRQARENLFSKGLS; this is encoded by the coding sequence ATGATACAGAAGCGACTCACCGAATTCCTGGACAGCCACCACATCAAGTACGTCCATATCCATCACTCGCCGGCGTTCACTGCACGCGAGGTGGCAGTATCGGCCCACCTGCCGTTCCGGGAAGTGGCCAAGACCGTGGTGCTGGCAACGCACGGGGTGTACTTCCTCGCGGTCCTTCCCGCGAGCGAGATGATCGACCTTCCGTTGCTGCGTGAGCTCATCGAGCAGCCGGATCTCCGGCTGGCGAGTGAATCGGAGCTCAATGCGCTCTTCCCCGAGTGCGAGGTGGGAGCCATGCCGCCCTTCGGCAACCTGTTCAGCATGGACGTCATCGTATCGCCACCACTCACGGAGGATGAAGAGATCGCCTTCAACGCCGGCTCACACCGCGACATGGTGCGAATGGCGTATCCCGACTATGAGCGGCTGGTCGATCCGAAGGTCCTCCCCTTCTCAACGCCCCGTCAGGCCAGGGAGAACCTGTTCTCCAAAGGGTTAAGCTGA